The following coding sequences are from one Xiphophorus couchianus chromosome 7, X_couchianus-1.0, whole genome shotgun sequence window:
- the mlphb gene encoding melanophilin isoform X5, which produces MPTTAVGRKLDLSRLTDEEARHVWDVVQRDFDLRRKEEDRLGELKSKIEKEDTKRELLGSRSSLAESYCIRCLQPFRFLVNVKRQCLDCQLYVCRSCSRLSRREQGWLCEPCHLARVLKIGTLEWYHENVRARFKRFGSAKVMRSLFKRLSGEHSRSQSDPTERPEFDTRSEPERHSESMFSSRFIKTHLFQPAGGYEELSLEASDSPNLQMKKAKRRLTVDPVDFVLGFDYSANSRPQEDQASGAQDAMDPMLAEADMQDVFHQNLQQDNQSLDLEMHNQHDEMAFAETRPGPSRSVSRLSYSSCGSGSIGLRGGSSFLPSLDDSEAEDDLCPRVPVYRSHPDPGSHTSQESLSSAGAAPQIGDLNKRMSAIETLLSCLEQKVTPTNRKDVRTAQSPSPPRLPQWDEEELEEQQLRLKLHQLTHNISDQSLSSEEDEPGGTRTRTRTRTRTGLEEDLKVRSAPDGEHPAS; this is translated from the exons ATGCCGACCACCGCTGTGGGCAGGAAGCTGGATTTGTCCAGACTGACGGACGAAGAGGCCAGACACGTGTGGGACGTCGTCCAGAGAGACTTTGACCTgcggaggaaggaggaggaccGGCTCGG CGAACTGAAGAGTAAAATAGAGAAAGAAGACACCAAGCGGGAGCTGCTGGGGAGCCGGAGCAGCCTGGCCGAGTCCTACTGCATCCGCTGCCTTCAGCCCTTCAGGTTCCTGGTCAACGTCAAGCGTCAGTGTTTGGACTGCCAGCTTTACGTCTGCCGCTCCTGCAGCCGCCTCAGCAGGAGGGAGCAGGGCTGGCTGTGTGAGCCCTGCCACCTGGCCAG GGTTCTGAAAATTGGTACATTGGAGTGGTACCATGAGAACGTCCGGGCCCGATTCAAGCGCTTCGGCAGCGCCAAGGTGATGCGATCTCTGTTTAAGAGGCTGAGCGGGGAACACAGCCGCTCCCAGAGCGACCCCACAG AGCGCCCAGAGTTTGACACCCGCAGCGAGCCGGAGCGCCACAGTGAGTCCATGTTCTCCAGTCGTTTTATTAAAACTCATCTTTTCCAACCAG CAGGTGGATATGAGGAGCTCAGCCTGGAGGCATCAGACTCTCCCAACCTGCAG ATGAAGAAGGCCAAACGGAGGCTGACTGTTGATCCCGTTGATTTTGTCCTCGGCTTTGATTACTCAGCAAACTCCAGACCTCAGGAGGATCAG GCCTCCGGCGCTCAGGACGCCATGGACCCGATGCTCGCTGAGGCCGACATGCAGGACGTTTTCcaccagaacctccagcaggACAACCAGAGTCTGGACCTGGAGATGCATAATCAGCATG ATGAAATGGCGTTTGCGGAGACCCGGCCCGGCCCGTCCCGCTCCGTGTCCCGGCTCAGCTACTCGTCCTGCGGCAGCGGCAGCATCGGCCTGCGGGGCGGCAGCAGCTTCCTGCCCAGCCTGGACGACTCTGAGGCCGAGGACGACCTTTGCCCCCGGGTCCCGGTGTACCGGTCCCACCCGGACCCCGGCAGCCACACGTCTCAGGAGAGCTTGAGCTCAGCCGGCGCGGCGCCGCAG ATCGGTGACCTGAACAAGCGAATGTCGGCCATTGAGACGCTGCTGAGCTGCTTGGAGCAGAAAGTGACGCCGACTAACAGGAAG gacGTCAGAACCGCTCAGAGTCCATCccctcctcgtcttcctcagtgggatgaagaggagctggaggagcagcagctccgGCTGAAGCTGCACCAGCTGACCCACAACATCAGCGACCAGAGCCTGAGCTCTGAGGAGGACGAGCCGGGcggaaccaggaccagaaccagaaccaggaccagaaccgggCTGGAGGAGGATCTGAAGGTTCGATCGGCTCCAGACGGAGAACATCCAGCGTCATGA
- the mlphb gene encoding melanophilin isoform X1 has product MPTTAVGRKLDLSRLTDEEARHVWDVVQRDFDLRRKEEDRLGELKSKIEKEDTKRELLGSRSSLAESYCIRCLQPFRFLVNVKRQCLDCQLYVCRSCSRLSRREQGWLCEPCHLARVLKIGTLEWYHENVRARFKRFGSAKVMRSLFKRLSGEHSRSQSDPTERPEFDTRSEPERHSESMFSSRFIKTHLFQPAGGYEELSLEASDSPNLQMKKAKRRLTVDPVDFVLGFDYSANSRPQEDQASGAQDAMDPMLAEADMQDVFHQNLQQDNQSLDLEMHNQHDEMAFAETRPGPSRSVSRLSYSSCGSGSIGLRGGSSFLPSLDDSEAEDDLCPRVPVYRSHPDPGSHTSQESLSSAGAAPQIGDLNKRMSAIETLLSCLEQKVTPTNRKDVRTAQSPSPPRLPQWDEEELEEQQLRLKLHQLTHNISDQSLSSEEDEPGGTRTRTRTRTRTGLEEDLKADRLPLSPDTKQRPPLEPPRTASRGSASLLLELEDRVAQAAADVQSAQSQVSYIEDRIAALSTAGGPTDRRRRSAIPVRTRRLSHNVPSKSGADDGLMKRRLSIM; this is encoded by the exons ATGCCGACCACCGCTGTGGGCAGGAAGCTGGATTTGTCCAGACTGACGGACGAAGAGGCCAGACACGTGTGGGACGTCGTCCAGAGAGACTTTGACCTgcggaggaaggaggaggaccGGCTCGG CGAACTGAAGAGTAAAATAGAGAAAGAAGACACCAAGCGGGAGCTGCTGGGGAGCCGGAGCAGCCTGGCCGAGTCCTACTGCATCCGCTGCCTTCAGCCCTTCAGGTTCCTGGTCAACGTCAAGCGTCAGTGTTTGGACTGCCAGCTTTACGTCTGCCGCTCCTGCAGCCGCCTCAGCAGGAGGGAGCAGGGCTGGCTGTGTGAGCCCTGCCACCTGGCCAG GGTTCTGAAAATTGGTACATTGGAGTGGTACCATGAGAACGTCCGGGCCCGATTCAAGCGCTTCGGCAGCGCCAAGGTGATGCGATCTCTGTTTAAGAGGCTGAGCGGGGAACACAGCCGCTCCCAGAGCGACCCCACAG AGCGCCCAGAGTTTGACACCCGCAGCGAGCCGGAGCGCCACAGTGAGTCCATGTTCTCCAGTCGTTTTATTAAAACTCATCTTTTCCAACCAG CAGGTGGATATGAGGAGCTCAGCCTGGAGGCATCAGACTCTCCCAACCTGCAG ATGAAGAAGGCCAAACGGAGGCTGACTGTTGATCCCGTTGATTTTGTCCTCGGCTTTGATTACTCAGCAAACTCCAGACCTCAGGAGGATCAG GCCTCCGGCGCTCAGGACGCCATGGACCCGATGCTCGCTGAGGCCGACATGCAGGACGTTTTCcaccagaacctccagcaggACAACCAGAGTCTGGACCTGGAGATGCATAATCAGCATG ATGAAATGGCGTTTGCGGAGACCCGGCCCGGCCCGTCCCGCTCCGTGTCCCGGCTCAGCTACTCGTCCTGCGGCAGCGGCAGCATCGGCCTGCGGGGCGGCAGCAGCTTCCTGCCCAGCCTGGACGACTCTGAGGCCGAGGACGACCTTTGCCCCCGGGTCCCGGTGTACCGGTCCCACCCGGACCCCGGCAGCCACACGTCTCAGGAGAGCTTGAGCTCAGCCGGCGCGGCGCCGCAG ATCGGTGACCTGAACAAGCGAATGTCGGCCATTGAGACGCTGCTGAGCTGCTTGGAGCAGAAAGTGACGCCGACTAACAGGAAG gacGTCAGAACCGCTCAGAGTCCATCccctcctcgtcttcctcagtgggatgaagaggagctggaggagcagcagctccgGCTGAAGCTGCACCAGCTGACCCACAACATCAGCGACCAGAGCCTGAGCTCTGAGGAGGACGAGCCGGGcggaaccaggaccagaaccagaaccaggaccagaaccgggCTGGAGGAGGATCTGAAG GCCGACCGCCTCCCACTGAGCCCCGACACCAAGCAGCGGCCCCCGCTGGAGCCGCCCAGAACTGCAAGCAGAGGCTCCGCCTCCTTACTGCTGGAGCTGGAGGACAGAGTGGCTCAGGCGGCCGCCGACGTGCAGAGCGCCCAGAGCCAG GTTTCCTACATCGAGGACCGGATCGCTGCACTGAGCACCGCTGGGGGCCCAACAGACCGCAGGAGGAGG TCGGCGATCCCGGTCCGGACTCGGAGACTCTCCCACAACGTTCCCAGCA AATCCGGTGCCGACGACgggctgatgaagaggaggctgAGCATCATGTGA
- the mlphb gene encoding melanophilin isoform X4, translated as MPTTAVGRKLDLSRLTDEEARHVWDVVQRDFDLRRKEEDRLGELKSKIEKEDTKRELLGSRSSLAESYCIRCLQPFRFLVNVKRQCLDCQLYVCRSCSRLSRREQGWLCEPCHLARVLKIGTLEWYHENVRARFKRFGSAKVMRSLFKRLSGEHSRSQSDPTERPEFDTRSEPERHSGYEELSLEASDSPNLQMKKAKRRLTVDPVDFVLGFDYSANSRPQEDQASGAQDAMDPMLAEADMQDVFHQNLQQDNQSLDLEMHNQHDEMAFAETRPGPSRSVSRLSYSSCGSGSIGLRGGSSFLPSLDDSEAEDDLCPRVPVYRSHPDPGSHTSQESLSSAGAAPQIGDLNKRMSAIETLLSCLEQKVTPTNRKDVRTAQSPSPPRLPQWDEEELEEQQLRLKLHQLTHNISDQSLSSEEDEPGGTRTRTRTRTRTGLEEDLKADRLPLSPDTKQRPPLEPPRTASRGSASLLLELEDRVAQAAADVQSAQSQVSYIEDRIAALSTAGGPTDRRRRSAIPVRTRRLSHNVPSKSGADDGLMKRRLSIM; from the exons ATGCCGACCACCGCTGTGGGCAGGAAGCTGGATTTGTCCAGACTGACGGACGAAGAGGCCAGACACGTGTGGGACGTCGTCCAGAGAGACTTTGACCTgcggaggaaggaggaggaccGGCTCGG CGAACTGAAGAGTAAAATAGAGAAAGAAGACACCAAGCGGGAGCTGCTGGGGAGCCGGAGCAGCCTGGCCGAGTCCTACTGCATCCGCTGCCTTCAGCCCTTCAGGTTCCTGGTCAACGTCAAGCGTCAGTGTTTGGACTGCCAGCTTTACGTCTGCCGCTCCTGCAGCCGCCTCAGCAGGAGGGAGCAGGGCTGGCTGTGTGAGCCCTGCCACCTGGCCAG GGTTCTGAAAATTGGTACATTGGAGTGGTACCATGAGAACGTCCGGGCCCGATTCAAGCGCTTCGGCAGCGCCAAGGTGATGCGATCTCTGTTTAAGAGGCTGAGCGGGGAACACAGCCGCTCCCAGAGCGACCCCACAG AGCGCCCAGAGTTTGACACCCGCAGCGAGCCGGAGCGCCACA GTGGATATGAGGAGCTCAGCCTGGAGGCATCAGACTCTCCCAACCTGCAG ATGAAGAAGGCCAAACGGAGGCTGACTGTTGATCCCGTTGATTTTGTCCTCGGCTTTGATTACTCAGCAAACTCCAGACCTCAGGAGGATCAG GCCTCCGGCGCTCAGGACGCCATGGACCCGATGCTCGCTGAGGCCGACATGCAGGACGTTTTCcaccagaacctccagcaggACAACCAGAGTCTGGACCTGGAGATGCATAATCAGCATG ATGAAATGGCGTTTGCGGAGACCCGGCCCGGCCCGTCCCGCTCCGTGTCCCGGCTCAGCTACTCGTCCTGCGGCAGCGGCAGCATCGGCCTGCGGGGCGGCAGCAGCTTCCTGCCCAGCCTGGACGACTCTGAGGCCGAGGACGACCTTTGCCCCCGGGTCCCGGTGTACCGGTCCCACCCGGACCCCGGCAGCCACACGTCTCAGGAGAGCTTGAGCTCAGCCGGCGCGGCGCCGCAG ATCGGTGACCTGAACAAGCGAATGTCGGCCATTGAGACGCTGCTGAGCTGCTTGGAGCAGAAAGTGACGCCGACTAACAGGAAG gacGTCAGAACCGCTCAGAGTCCATCccctcctcgtcttcctcagtgggatgaagaggagctggaggagcagcagctccgGCTGAAGCTGCACCAGCTGACCCACAACATCAGCGACCAGAGCCTGAGCTCTGAGGAGGACGAGCCGGGcggaaccaggaccagaaccagaaccaggaccagaaccgggCTGGAGGAGGATCTGAAG GCCGACCGCCTCCCACTGAGCCCCGACACCAAGCAGCGGCCCCCGCTGGAGCCGCCCAGAACTGCAAGCAGAGGCTCCGCCTCCTTACTGCTGGAGCTGGAGGACAGAGTGGCTCAGGCGGCCGCCGACGTGCAGAGCGCCCAGAGCCAG GTTTCCTACATCGAGGACCGGATCGCTGCACTGAGCACCGCTGGGGGCCCAACAGACCGCAGGAGGAGG TCGGCGATCCCGGTCCGGACTCGGAGACTCTCCCACAACGTTCCCAGCA AATCCGGTGCCGACGACgggctgatgaagaggaggctgAGCATCATGTGA
- the mlphb gene encoding melanophilin isoform X2, with product MPTTAVGRKLDLSRLTDEEARHVWDVVQRDFDLRRKEEDRLGELKSKIEKEDTKRELLGSRSSLAESYCIRCLQPFRFLVNVKRQCLDCQLYVCRSCSRLSRREQGWLCEPCHLARVLKIGTLEWYHENVRARFKRFGSAKVMRSLFKRLSGEHSRSQSDPTERPEFDTRSEPERHSESMFSSRFIKTHLFQPGGYEELSLEASDSPNLQMKKAKRRLTVDPVDFVLGFDYSANSRPQEDQASGAQDAMDPMLAEADMQDVFHQNLQQDNQSLDLEMHNQHDEMAFAETRPGPSRSVSRLSYSSCGSGSIGLRGGSSFLPSLDDSEAEDDLCPRVPVYRSHPDPGSHTSQESLSSAGAAPQIGDLNKRMSAIETLLSCLEQKVTPTNRKDVRTAQSPSPPRLPQWDEEELEEQQLRLKLHQLTHNISDQSLSSEEDEPGGTRTRTRTRTRTGLEEDLKADRLPLSPDTKQRPPLEPPRTASRGSASLLLELEDRVAQAAADVQSAQSQVSYIEDRIAALSTAGGPTDRRRRSAIPVRTRRLSHNVPSKSGADDGLMKRRLSIM from the exons ATGCCGACCACCGCTGTGGGCAGGAAGCTGGATTTGTCCAGACTGACGGACGAAGAGGCCAGACACGTGTGGGACGTCGTCCAGAGAGACTTTGACCTgcggaggaaggaggaggaccGGCTCGG CGAACTGAAGAGTAAAATAGAGAAAGAAGACACCAAGCGGGAGCTGCTGGGGAGCCGGAGCAGCCTGGCCGAGTCCTACTGCATCCGCTGCCTTCAGCCCTTCAGGTTCCTGGTCAACGTCAAGCGTCAGTGTTTGGACTGCCAGCTTTACGTCTGCCGCTCCTGCAGCCGCCTCAGCAGGAGGGAGCAGGGCTGGCTGTGTGAGCCCTGCCACCTGGCCAG GGTTCTGAAAATTGGTACATTGGAGTGGTACCATGAGAACGTCCGGGCCCGATTCAAGCGCTTCGGCAGCGCCAAGGTGATGCGATCTCTGTTTAAGAGGCTGAGCGGGGAACACAGCCGCTCCCAGAGCGACCCCACAG AGCGCCCAGAGTTTGACACCCGCAGCGAGCCGGAGCGCCACAGTGAGTCCATGTTCTCCAGTCGTTTTATTAAAACTCATCTTTTCCAACCAG GTGGATATGAGGAGCTCAGCCTGGAGGCATCAGACTCTCCCAACCTGCAG ATGAAGAAGGCCAAACGGAGGCTGACTGTTGATCCCGTTGATTTTGTCCTCGGCTTTGATTACTCAGCAAACTCCAGACCTCAGGAGGATCAG GCCTCCGGCGCTCAGGACGCCATGGACCCGATGCTCGCTGAGGCCGACATGCAGGACGTTTTCcaccagaacctccagcaggACAACCAGAGTCTGGACCTGGAGATGCATAATCAGCATG ATGAAATGGCGTTTGCGGAGACCCGGCCCGGCCCGTCCCGCTCCGTGTCCCGGCTCAGCTACTCGTCCTGCGGCAGCGGCAGCATCGGCCTGCGGGGCGGCAGCAGCTTCCTGCCCAGCCTGGACGACTCTGAGGCCGAGGACGACCTTTGCCCCCGGGTCCCGGTGTACCGGTCCCACCCGGACCCCGGCAGCCACACGTCTCAGGAGAGCTTGAGCTCAGCCGGCGCGGCGCCGCAG ATCGGTGACCTGAACAAGCGAATGTCGGCCATTGAGACGCTGCTGAGCTGCTTGGAGCAGAAAGTGACGCCGACTAACAGGAAG gacGTCAGAACCGCTCAGAGTCCATCccctcctcgtcttcctcagtgggatgaagaggagctggaggagcagcagctccgGCTGAAGCTGCACCAGCTGACCCACAACATCAGCGACCAGAGCCTGAGCTCTGAGGAGGACGAGCCGGGcggaaccaggaccagaaccagaaccaggaccagaaccgggCTGGAGGAGGATCTGAAG GCCGACCGCCTCCCACTGAGCCCCGACACCAAGCAGCGGCCCCCGCTGGAGCCGCCCAGAACTGCAAGCAGAGGCTCCGCCTCCTTACTGCTGGAGCTGGAGGACAGAGTGGCTCAGGCGGCCGCCGACGTGCAGAGCGCCCAGAGCCAG GTTTCCTACATCGAGGACCGGATCGCTGCACTGAGCACCGCTGGGGGCCCAACAGACCGCAGGAGGAGG TCGGCGATCCCGGTCCGGACTCGGAGACTCTCCCACAACGTTCCCAGCA AATCCGGTGCCGACGACgggctgatgaagaggaggctgAGCATCATGTGA
- the mlphb gene encoding melanophilin isoform X3: MPTTAVGRKLDLSRLTDEEARHVWDVVQRDFDLRRKEEDRLGELKSKIEKEDTKRELLGSRSSLAESYCIRCLQPFRFLVNVKRQCLDCQLYVCRSCSRLSRREQGWLCEPCHLARVLKIGTLEWYHENVRARFKRFGSAKVMRSLFKRLSGEHSRSQSDPTERPEFDTRSEPERHTGGYEELSLEASDSPNLQMKKAKRRLTVDPVDFVLGFDYSANSRPQEDQASGAQDAMDPMLAEADMQDVFHQNLQQDNQSLDLEMHNQHDEMAFAETRPGPSRSVSRLSYSSCGSGSIGLRGGSSFLPSLDDSEAEDDLCPRVPVYRSHPDPGSHTSQESLSSAGAAPQIGDLNKRMSAIETLLSCLEQKVTPTNRKDVRTAQSPSPPRLPQWDEEELEEQQLRLKLHQLTHNISDQSLSSEEDEPGGTRTRTRTRTRTGLEEDLKADRLPLSPDTKQRPPLEPPRTASRGSASLLLELEDRVAQAAADVQSAQSQVSYIEDRIAALSTAGGPTDRRRRSAIPVRTRRLSHNVPSKSGADDGLMKRRLSIM, encoded by the exons ATGCCGACCACCGCTGTGGGCAGGAAGCTGGATTTGTCCAGACTGACGGACGAAGAGGCCAGACACGTGTGGGACGTCGTCCAGAGAGACTTTGACCTgcggaggaaggaggaggaccGGCTCGG CGAACTGAAGAGTAAAATAGAGAAAGAAGACACCAAGCGGGAGCTGCTGGGGAGCCGGAGCAGCCTGGCCGAGTCCTACTGCATCCGCTGCCTTCAGCCCTTCAGGTTCCTGGTCAACGTCAAGCGTCAGTGTTTGGACTGCCAGCTTTACGTCTGCCGCTCCTGCAGCCGCCTCAGCAGGAGGGAGCAGGGCTGGCTGTGTGAGCCCTGCCACCTGGCCAG GGTTCTGAAAATTGGTACATTGGAGTGGTACCATGAGAACGTCCGGGCCCGATTCAAGCGCTTCGGCAGCGCCAAGGTGATGCGATCTCTGTTTAAGAGGCTGAGCGGGGAACACAGCCGCTCCCAGAGCGACCCCACAG AGCGCCCAGAGTTTGACACCCGCAGCGAGCCGGAGCGCCACA CAGGTGGATATGAGGAGCTCAGCCTGGAGGCATCAGACTCTCCCAACCTGCAG ATGAAGAAGGCCAAACGGAGGCTGACTGTTGATCCCGTTGATTTTGTCCTCGGCTTTGATTACTCAGCAAACTCCAGACCTCAGGAGGATCAG GCCTCCGGCGCTCAGGACGCCATGGACCCGATGCTCGCTGAGGCCGACATGCAGGACGTTTTCcaccagaacctccagcaggACAACCAGAGTCTGGACCTGGAGATGCATAATCAGCATG ATGAAATGGCGTTTGCGGAGACCCGGCCCGGCCCGTCCCGCTCCGTGTCCCGGCTCAGCTACTCGTCCTGCGGCAGCGGCAGCATCGGCCTGCGGGGCGGCAGCAGCTTCCTGCCCAGCCTGGACGACTCTGAGGCCGAGGACGACCTTTGCCCCCGGGTCCCGGTGTACCGGTCCCACCCGGACCCCGGCAGCCACACGTCTCAGGAGAGCTTGAGCTCAGCCGGCGCGGCGCCGCAG ATCGGTGACCTGAACAAGCGAATGTCGGCCATTGAGACGCTGCTGAGCTGCTTGGAGCAGAAAGTGACGCCGACTAACAGGAAG gacGTCAGAACCGCTCAGAGTCCATCccctcctcgtcttcctcagtgggatgaagaggagctggaggagcagcagctccgGCTGAAGCTGCACCAGCTGACCCACAACATCAGCGACCAGAGCCTGAGCTCTGAGGAGGACGAGCCGGGcggaaccaggaccagaaccagaaccaggaccagaaccgggCTGGAGGAGGATCTGAAG GCCGACCGCCTCCCACTGAGCCCCGACACCAAGCAGCGGCCCCCGCTGGAGCCGCCCAGAACTGCAAGCAGAGGCTCCGCCTCCTTACTGCTGGAGCTGGAGGACAGAGTGGCTCAGGCGGCCGCCGACGTGCAGAGCGCCCAGAGCCAG GTTTCCTACATCGAGGACCGGATCGCTGCACTGAGCACCGCTGGGGGCCCAACAGACCGCAGGAGGAGG TCGGCGATCCCGGTCCGGACTCGGAGACTCTCCCACAACGTTCCCAGCA AATCCGGTGCCGACGACgggctgatgaagaggaggctgAGCATCATGTGA